One window of the Patescibacteria group bacterium genome contains the following:
- a CDS encoding sugar phosphate nucleotidyltransferase, translated as MVDTSKVIGVILAGGEGERAYPLTRFRAKPAIPIGGVFRLADVMISNFLNSDIRKLYLIVQKRPHSLMVHLEGFVDAVASMRGQFIRCLPPPKEQDRFYASDLDSLRHHSLIWQNDDSELVVLAMGDQVAKIDLRQAIIRFKETDADVVMVYNRVTTQQAAGRLGVITCDGDLVTGMEEKPEVPEEIPGDPGYCRGNVALYVFKKDLFTAMLTKASRRWDPALTLSKIGVPWLVRHARVVTYDLGDNTIAGMHPCERATFFEVGTPDDYFDTQMAFCMREPPFNFYNPAWPVWTALRYPLIPAKVDRVKMEEVLLAPNVVVQDNTEITRSVVSYGAVVGSGSVLQNVVILDGAVVGKGCQITNTVIEKGIVVPDGTIIGPDRIPDDKSIVLSQKGRLFLPKFFEFKRPS; from the coding sequence ATGGTCGACACCAGCAAAGTAATCGGCGTTATTCTTGCCGGTGGCGAAGGGGAGCGTGCCTATCCACTCACCCGTTTCCGGGCGAAGCCAGCCATTCCGATCGGAGGTGTGTTCCGTCTCGCAGATGTGATGATCTCGAACTTCCTGAACAGCGACATCCGCAAGCTATACCTGATTGTGCAGAAGCGTCCGCACTCTCTGATGGTACACCTGGAGGGGTTCGTGGATGCCGTCGCTTCGATGCGTGGGCAGTTCATCCGGTGCCTGCCACCGCCCAAGGAGCAGGATCGCTTCTACGCTTCGGACCTCGATTCCCTGCGTCATCATTCGCTGATCTGGCAGAATGATGATTCTGAGCTCGTGGTTCTGGCGATGGGTGATCAGGTGGCGAAGATTGATCTGCGTCAAGCGATTATCCGTTTCAAAGAGACGGATGCTGATGTGGTGATGGTCTACAACCGGGTGACAACCCAGCAAGCAGCCGGGCGACTGGGCGTGATCACCTGTGATGGTGATCTGGTGACCGGTATGGAAGAGAAGCCGGAAGTTCCGGAAGAGATTCCGGGTGATCCGGGTTACTGCCGGGGCAACGTCGCGCTGTACGTCTTCAAGAAAGACCTTTTCACTGCAATGCTGACCAAGGCCAGTCGCCGGTGGGATCCCGCTCTGACGCTGAGCAAGATCGGTGTTCCCTGGTTGGTCCGGCATGCGCGAGTTGTGACCTACGATCTGGGTGACAACACCATCGCCGGGATGCATCCCTGCGAGCGCGCGACGTTCTTCGAAGTCGGAACGCCGGACGACTACTTCGACACGCAGATGGCGTTTTGCATGCGCGAACCGCCGTTCAACTTTTACAACCCCGCGTGGCCGGTCTGGACCGCCCTGCGCTATCCGCTCATTCCGGCCAAAGTGGACCGGGTGAAGATGGAGGAAGTACTCCTCGCTCCGAACGTCGTCGTTCAGGATAACACGGAGATCACCCGCTCGGTTGTGAGCTACGGCGCGGTCGTCGGCAGTGGTAGTGTTCTGCAGAATGTCGTCATTCTGGACGGTGCGGTCGTCGGCAAGGGTTGTCAGATTACCAATACGGTAATCGAGAAGGGGATCGTCGTGCCGGATGGTACAATAATCGGTCCTGATCGGATCCCCGACGACAAGTCCATCGTTCTTTCACAGAAGGGGAGGCTGTTCCTTCCCAAGTTCTTCGAGTTCAAGCGGCCGTCATAA
- a CDS encoding radical SAM protein, with amino-acid sequence MKTYRPCAGAIPESIDTRYQEALQTKGLRYGIIEVTTRCQCACPGCYMVRRNFLNKKEMSLSDAIRILDLCRDYRGAELETMDLLGGEPLLWPHLQEFIEELLRRGILPWVFTNMLAITPELARWLHEHKVHVTGKLNIDPSDPAQYPLQAEMLGRGMNVVRQLLSAIRIFQAAGYEDPLFRLQNLIRKQNLEFVPGYYSWCLAQKIGTDLELMGSGEPIGPDYWRIAPNPKQLAGMIRKIQAVRKEFGLAEAEVLMPHVFGSCPFYDKGLYFAADGHIRACSNSTVQLSQTADPDPIRKAYESPLICSRLMLSQSAVGEPCGSCSKWDKCRGGCRATVEGTGDPFGGYPLCPVPFLD; translated from the coding sequence ATGAAGACGTACCGACCCTGCGCCGGCGCGATTCCCGAGTCGATTGATACCCGCTACCAGGAGGCGCTGCAGACCAAAGGACTTCGGTATGGCATTATCGAAGTCACCACCCGTTGTCAGTGTGCCTGTCCGGGGTGCTATATGGTGCGCCGCAATTTCTTGAACAAAAAGGAGATGTCCCTGTCAGATGCAATCCGGATTCTGGATTTGTGCCGTGATTACCGCGGCGCGGAACTGGAAACGATGGACCTCTTAGGCGGGGAGCCGCTGTTGTGGCCGCACCTGCAGGAGTTCATTGAGGAGCTGCTGCGCCGCGGGATTCTGCCTTGGGTTTTCACCAACATGCTGGCGATCACGCCCGAGCTCGCGCGGTGGTTGCATGAGCACAAGGTGCATGTTACCGGCAAGCTGAACATCGATCCTTCCGATCCCGCGCAGTATCCGCTGCAGGCGGAGATGCTGGGTCGGGGGATGAATGTGGTGCGGCAACTGCTTTCCGCGATCCGGATTTTTCAGGCGGCCGGGTATGAGGACCCACTGTTCCGTTTGCAGAACCTGATCCGCAAACAGAACCTGGAATTTGTGCCGGGTTACTACAGTTGGTGCCTTGCACAGAAGATCGGCACGGATCTGGAACTGATGGGTTCCGGCGAGCCGATCGGTCCTGACTACTGGCGGATTGCCCCTAACCCTAAACAGCTGGCGGGTATGATCCGCAAGATCCAGGCGGTCCGCAAGGAATTCGGCCTGGCGGAAGCCGAGGTACTGATGCCGCACGTGTTCGGCTCCTGTCCTTTCTACGACAAGGGTCTTTACTTCGCGGCGGACGGGCACATCCGCGCCTGCTCCAACTCTACGGTCCAGCTTTCACAAACCGCCGATCCGGATCCGATCCGGAAAGCCTATGAGTCACCGCTGATCTGTAGCCGTCTAATGCTTTCGCAGAGTGCGGTTGGGGAACCCTGTGGCAGCTGCAGTAAGTGGGACAAGTGCCGTGGCGGATGCCGGGCGACGGTGGAAGGTACCGGCGATCCTTTCGGCGGGTACCCGCTATGCCCGGTGCCTTTTCTGGACTGA
- a CDS encoding YerC/YecD family TrpR-related protein produces the protein MNKKNSKKTEELYQAMLSLKNTKEAVDFFRDLLTEKEIIELGNRWRAARMLNQNIPYSKIIEDTGLSSTTIARTSKWLKKSKGGFRLILQRINTHRHNSSVPEKGLF, from the coding sequence ATGAACAAAAAGAACAGCAAGAAAACTGAAGAATTATACCAGGCCATGCTTTCCTTAAAAAACACCAAGGAAGCCGTGGATTTTTTTCGTGATTTGCTGACGGAAAAAGAAATTATTGAATTAGGCAACCGCTGGCGTGCCGCTCGGATGCTCAATCAGAATATTCCATACAGCAAGATCATTGAAGATACCGGACTGAGCTCAACTACAATTGCCCGGACTTCAAAATGGTTGAAAAAAAGCAAAGGTGGTTTTAGACTTATTCTCCAAAGAATTAATACCCATCGACACAACTCTTCCGTTCCTGAGAAAGGGTTGTTTTGA